The Zobellia alginiliquefaciens genome contains a region encoding:
- a CDS encoding L-fuconate dehydratase, whose product MSKTIKITDVQIKDVRFPTSKSLDGSDAMNPDPDYSAAYVILKTDSVDGLEGHGLTFTIGRGNELCAAAIQSLAPLVIGKTLESFTADMGAFWKMITGDSQLRWLGPEKGVIHLATGAMVNAVWDLYAKAEGKPLWKLLADMSPEELVRCVDFTYITDAVTPKEALAMLKEKESSKQQRIDRLKESGYPAYTTSAGWLGYSDDKMRRLCREAKAAGFDHMKIKVGSDLQDDMRRAAIIREEIGDDLRLMMDANQKWDVDEAIENMAALKKFNPYWIEEPTSPDDVLGHARIAKAIAPIKVATGEHCQNRVMFKQLMQAKAIEICQIDSCRVGGVNEILAILFMAAKFNIPVCPHAGGVGLCEYVQHLSMIDYIAISGSLENRIIEFVDHLHEHFFDPVVIKKGAYMPPSMAGYSITMKPESLAEYSFPNGSYWEKELSATL is encoded by the coding sequence ATGTCCAAAACGATAAAAATTACGGATGTTCAAATAAAAGACGTCCGTTTTCCAACGAGTAAATCACTAGATGGTTCTGATGCCATGAACCCAGATCCGGATTATTCGGCAGCTTATGTTATTCTCAAAACTGATTCGGTAGATGGGTTGGAAGGTCATGGATTAACCTTTACCATTGGTCGTGGTAATGAATTGTGTGCTGCGGCTATTCAATCTTTAGCACCTTTGGTCATTGGTAAAACCTTAGAAAGTTTTACCGCGGATATGGGTGCCTTTTGGAAAATGATTACTGGTGATAGTCAGCTACGTTGGTTGGGGCCCGAAAAAGGAGTGATTCATTTGGCAACAGGAGCTATGGTGAATGCCGTTTGGGATTTATACGCCAAAGCGGAAGGCAAACCTTTGTGGAAATTATTAGCGGATATGTCTCCAGAGGAATTGGTGCGTTGTGTTGATTTTACGTACATAACGGATGCCGTTACGCCTAAAGAGGCTCTTGCGATGTTAAAAGAGAAAGAAAGTTCAAAGCAACAACGAATTGACCGTTTGAAAGAATCGGGCTATCCGGCATATACTACTTCCGCAGGCTGGTTGGGGTATTCTGATGATAAGATGAGAAGGCTGTGTAGAGAGGCTAAAGCTGCTGGATTTGACCATATGAAAATAAAGGTCGGTTCTGACCTGCAAGATGATATGCGCCGAGCCGCGATTATTCGTGAAGAAATAGGTGACGATTTAAGATTGATGATGGATGCCAACCAGAAATGGGATGTTGACGAAGCCATCGAAAATATGGCGGCACTGAAAAAGTTCAATCCGTATTGGATTGAAGAGCCCACAAGTCCTGATGATGTTTTAGGACATGCCAGGATTGCAAAAGCCATTGCACCTATTAAAGTGGCAACAGGTGAACACTGTCAGAATAGGGTAATGTTCAAACAGTTGATGCAGGCCAAAGCCATAGAAATATGTCAGATAGATAGTTGTAGGGTAGGAGGTGTCAATGAAATATTGGCCATTCTGTTTATGGCGGCAAAGTTCAATATTCCGGTTTGTCCGCATGCGGGCGGTGTTGGTTTGTGTGAATATGTACAACATTTATCCATGATCGATTATATTGCAATCAGCGGTTCTTTAGAAAATCGTATTATTGAGTTTGTAGACCATTTACATGAACATTTTTTCGACCCCGTAGTCATTAAAAAGGGAGCGTATATGCCACCTAGTATGGCAGGATATAGCATTACGATGAAACCCGAATCCCTAGCGGAATATAGTTTTCCGAACGGAAGTTATTGGGAGAAAGAATTAAGTGCAACATTATAA
- a CDS encoding SDR family NAD(P)-dependent oxidoreductase, with translation MKFSLENKSAVVTGGGSGIGKAICIALAEQGAIVHILELNKENAADTITQIETMGGSAFAYGCNVAVQSEVRTAFETLRKNGEIDILVNNAGIAHIGNLENCKEEDLDRLYDVNIKGVYNCMHAGIESLKKSSGVIINMASIASSVGINDRFAYSMTKGAVLTMTYSVAKDYLADGIRCNCISPGRVHTPFVDGFINKNYPGREKEIFEKLSKTQPIGRMGKPEEVANLAVYLCSEEASFITGTNFPIDGGFVTLNGS, from the coding sequence ATGAAATTTAGTTTAGAAAATAAGTCGGCTGTGGTCACCGGTGGCGGCAGTGGTATTGGTAAGGCTATCTGTATAGCTCTGGCGGAGCAGGGGGCAATTGTTCATATTCTGGAGTTGAACAAAGAGAATGCCGCGGATACGATTACTCAAATAGAAACTATGGGCGGTAGTGCTTTTGCTTATGGTTGTAATGTGGCTGTACAAAGTGAGGTTAGAACGGCATTTGAAACCTTACGGAAGAATGGGGAAATTGATATTCTCGTTAATAATGCAGGCATTGCCCATATTGGAAATCTAGAGAATTGCAAAGAGGAAGATTTAGACCGTTTGTACGACGTTAATATTAAGGGCGTCTATAATTGCATGCATGCAGGTATTGAATCATTGAAAAAGTCTAGCGGAGTAATAATAAATATGGCTTCAATTGCATCATCGGTGGGGATTAATGATAGGTTTGCCTATTCTATGACCAAGGGCGCCGTTTTAACCATGACCTATTCCGTGGCTAAGGATTATTTGGCAGATGGCATTCGGTGCAACTGCATATCTCCAGGTAGGGTACATACACCTTTTGTAGACGGATTTATAAATAAAAATTATCCCGGTAGGGAAAAGGAAATTTTTGAAAAACTTTCAAAAACCCAACCTATAGGTCGTATGGGCAAACCGGAGGAAGTAGCTAATTTGGCGGTATATCTTTGTTCGGAAGAAGCGTCATTTATTACGGGGACCAATTTCCCCATAGATGGTGGATTCGTTACCTTAAACGGTTCATAG